Proteins from one Hyperolius riggenbachi isolate aHypRig1 chromosome 2, aHypRig1.pri, whole genome shotgun sequence genomic window:
- the ZNF593OS gene encoding putative transmembrane protein ZNF593OS has protein sequence MIIRLGRLTPGYFRLLQLQVSGEVASEPKDRLVNHLAFLLALMGLGLSYYSVRQMMHESSFHSSHAHR, from the exons ATGATCATCCGCCTTGGACGTCTCACTccggggtatttccgcctactgcaG CTGCAAGTATCTGGGGAAGTGGCATCGGAGCCCAAAGACAGATTAGTGAATCATTTGGCCTTTCTTCTCGCCCTTATGGGCCTTGGGCTGTCCTACTACAGCGTCCGTCAGATGATGCATGAGTCCAGTTTCCATTCTTCACATGCACACAGATGA